Proteins encoded together in one Benincasa hispida cultivar B227 chromosome 1, ASM972705v1, whole genome shotgun sequence window:
- the LOC120088780 gene encoding uncharacterized protein LOC120088780 codes for MDHQLLVRALEECGNDLDAAIRSLSDLCLGSAVENPVATAEPETNLDQGSFANDGEAAASENSSVPSSVSLDGRKWIDLFVVEMMNATTVADAKTRAARALEALENSISARAGVDAAQNFHKENMQLKEQIEVLLRENTILKRAVAIQHERQKEFEDKNLELQHLKQLVAQYQEQLRTLEINNYALTMHLKQAQQSSSIPGRFHPDVF; via the exons ATGGACCATCAG CTTCTTGTGAGAGCCCTTGAAGAATGTGGCAACGACTTGGATGCTGCCATCAGAAGTCTGAGTGACCTGTGTTTGGGGTCTGCTGTTGAGAATCCTGTTGCTACTGCAGAACCAGAGACAAATTTGGATCAAG GTTCATTTGCTAACGATGGAGAGGCTGCTGCTTCTGAGAATTCTTCAGTACCAAGCAGCGTTTCTCTTGATGGTAGAAAATGGATTGACTTGTTTGTTGTGGAAATGATGAACGCTACCACGGTAGCTGATGCTAAGACTCGTGCAGCAAGAGCATTAGAGGCTTTAGAGAACTCAATTAGTGCACGTGCTGGTGTTGATGCTGCACAAAATTTTCACAag GAAAATATGCAACTGAAGGAACAAATTGAAGTACTTCTACGAGAAAATACAATTCTTAAGCGAGCAGTTGCCATACAACATGAGCGTCAGAAGGAATTTGAGGATAAAAATCTAGAGTTGCAGCACCTTAAACAGCTGGTAGCTCAATATCAGGAGCAGCTCAGAACCTTAGAG ATAAACAATTATGCATTGACAATGCATTTGAAGCAAGCTCAACAAAGCAGCTCGATTCCAGGGCGCTTCCATCCTGATGTCTTCTAG
- the LOC120090621 gene encoding uncharacterized protein LOC120090621 isoform X1, with amino-acid sequence MPTISTHSERTKIGNLWRFSRFVDYRCLAPPPTLDIDADFRALSRRPYRLLPRQDLIDLFVLKLDGSVFGIRVSRNATVADLKRAIEEVFDSPGGSEHCKITWSLIWGHFCLCYEGEKLIDDKTCIRVFGIKDGDQLQFLRHMSINCLPVKRDGKNQSVSCKTMLSLSPESKSVEENQPAGQDDLENYQVHRGGSNQEEVVSMGRAGFQLANFFRGRVLYSRIWGFRKSASEGRNRPSSGFRIT; translated from the exons ATGCCAACCATTTCTACTCACTCAGAGAGGACTAAGATCGGTAACTTATGGCGTTTCAGCCGCTTCGTTGATTACCGGTGTTTGGCTCCGCCGCCTACGCTCGACATTGATGCTGATTTTCGCGCTCTCAGCCGGAGGCCTTATCGTTTGCTTCCTCGACAGGATCTCATCGATCTCTTCGTCTTGAAGCTCGACGGTTCTGTATTTG GTATTCGTGTATCACGCAATGCTACAGTCGCAGATCTTAAACGAGCGATAGAGGAAGTTTTTGATTCACCCGGGGGGAGTGAACATTGCAAGATTACATG GTCACTTATCTGGGGACATTTCTGCTTATGTTATGAAGGCGAAAAGCTTATTGATGACAAGACATGCATTAGAGTTTTTGGGATTAAAGATGGTGATCAG CTTCAGTTTCTTAGGCATATGTCTATCAATTGTTTACCGGTGAAGAGAGATGGGAAGAACCAAAGTGTTTCTTGCAAAACAATGCTGTC TCTCTCGCCAGAatcaaaatctgttgaagagaATCAACCAGCTGGTCAAGATGATCTCGAGAATTATCAAGTTCACAGGGGCGGTTCAAATCAAGAGGAGGTTGTTTCTATGGGTAGAGCTGGATTTCAGCTAGCAAATTTCTTCAGAGGACGGGTATTATATTCCAGGATATGGGGTTTTCGTAAGAGTGCATCAGAAGGCAGGAATAGGCCTTCCTCTGGTTTTCGCATTACTTGA
- the LOC120090621 gene encoding U11/U12 small nuclear ribonucleoprotein 25 kDa protein-like isoform X2, translating to MPTISTHSERTKIGNLWRFSRFVDYRCLAPPPTLDIDADFRALSRRPYRLLPRQDLIDLFVLKLDGSVFGIRVSRNATVADLKRAIEEVFDSPGGSEHCKITWSLIWGHFCLCYEGEKLIDDKTCIRVFGIKDGDQLQFLRHMSINCLPVKRDGKNQSVSCKTMLSIKIC from the exons ATGCCAACCATTTCTACTCACTCAGAGAGGACTAAGATCGGTAACTTATGGCGTTTCAGCCGCTTCGTTGATTACCGGTGTTTGGCTCCGCCGCCTACGCTCGACATTGATGCTGATTTTCGCGCTCTCAGCCGGAGGCCTTATCGTTTGCTTCCTCGACAGGATCTCATCGATCTCTTCGTCTTGAAGCTCGACGGTTCTGTATTTG GTATTCGTGTATCACGCAATGCTACAGTCGCAGATCTTAAACGAGCGATAGAGGAAGTTTTTGATTCACCCGGGGGGAGTGAACATTGCAAGATTACATG GTCACTTATCTGGGGACATTTCTGCTTATGTTATGAAGGCGAAAAGCTTATTGATGACAAGACATGCATTAGAGTTTTTGGGATTAAAGATGGTGATCAG CTTCAGTTTCTTAGGCATATGTCTATCAATTGTTTACCGGTGAAGAGAGATGGGAAGAACCAAAGTGTTTCTTGCAAAACAATGCTGTC Aatcaaaatctgttga